One Cupriavidus taiwanensis DNA window includes the following coding sequences:
- a CDS encoding polysaccharide deacetylase family protein codes for MARIALKVDVDTLRGTRQGVPRLLSMLAAAQAQATFLFSLGPDHTGWALRRVFRRGFLQKVSRTSVVSNYGLRTLMYGVLLPGPDIGRKGAAEMRAARAAGHECGIHTWDHVYWQDNVRARDTAWTRDQMQRAFARFREIFGEPPATHGAAGWQMNEAAFRQIDIWGMAYASDGRGSAPYIPTIGGVPCRHVQMPTTLPTLDELIGTDGLTEDNVHTALLKLTEGTRDHVFTLHAELEGGKLAPVFERLLAGWRAQGHELVSMGAWYRGLDCAALPRLPVTWGEIPGRSGELIVQPQLG; via the coding sequence ATGGCACGCATTGCCCTGAAGGTTGACGTCGACACGCTGCGCGGCACGCGCCAGGGCGTGCCCCGGCTGCTGTCGATGCTGGCGGCCGCGCAGGCGCAGGCCACCTTCCTGTTCAGCCTGGGTCCGGACCATACCGGCTGGGCGCTGCGGCGGGTGTTCCGCCGCGGCTTCCTGCAGAAGGTATCGCGCACCTCGGTGGTGTCGAACTACGGCCTGCGCACGCTGATGTACGGCGTGCTGCTGCCCGGCCCGGACATCGGCCGCAAGGGCGCCGCCGAGATGCGCGCGGCGCGCGCCGCCGGGCACGAATGCGGCATCCATACCTGGGACCACGTCTACTGGCAGGACAACGTGCGCGCGCGCGATACCGCGTGGACCCGCGACCAGATGCAGCGCGCCTTCGCGCGCTTTCGCGAGATCTTCGGCGAGCCCCCGGCCACGCACGGCGCGGCCGGCTGGCAGATGAACGAGGCCGCCTTCCGCCAGATCGATATCTGGGGCATGGCCTACGCGTCAGACGGCCGCGGCAGCGCGCCCTATATCCCCACCATCGGCGGCGTGCCCTGCCGGCATGTGCAGATGCCGACCACGCTGCCGACGCTGGACGAGCTGATCGGCACCGACGGCCTGACCGAGGACAACGTCCACACGGCCCTGCTGAAGCTGACCGAAGGCACGCGCGACCATGTGTTCACGCTGCATGCCGAGCTGGAAGGCGGCAAGCTGGCACCGGTGTTCGAACGGCTGCTGGCGGGATGGCGTGCGCAGGGGCACGAGCTGGTGTCGATGGGGGCGTGGTATCGCGGGCTGGATTGCGCGGCGCTGCCGCGGCTGCCGGTGACGTGGGGGGAGATTCCGGGGCGGAGCGGGGAGTTGATTGTGCAGCCGCAGTTGGGCTGA
- a CDS encoding VOC family protein, with translation MQVQPYLDFGGRFDEAVAFYGKVLGAQVTFAMRYKEAPPDQGMAVPDDWKDKVMHANLQIGENQVMASDGRPGERPAFSGFSLSVGGVSRDEGRRIFEGLSEGGQVVVPYQKTFWAEGFGMLVDRFGMSWMVNCEH, from the coding sequence ATGCAGGTGCAACCCTATCTGGATTTCGGCGGCCGCTTCGACGAGGCGGTGGCCTTTTACGGCAAGGTGCTGGGTGCGCAGGTCACGTTTGCGATGCGCTACAAGGAAGCGCCGCCGGACCAGGGCATGGCGGTGCCCGATGACTGGAAAGACAAGGTGATGCACGCCAACCTCCAGATTGGCGAGAACCAGGTGATGGCCTCCGATGGCCGTCCCGGAGAGCGCCCGGCCTTCAGCGGCTTCAGCCTGTCGGTCGGCGGGGTCAGCCGCGACGAGGGCCGGCGCATCTTCGAAGGCCTGAGCGAGGGCGGCCAGGTGGTGGTGCCGTACCAGAAGACCTTCTGGGCCGAAGGCTTCGGCATGCTGGTGGACCGCTTCGGCATGTCGTGGATGGTCAACTGCGAGCACTAG
- a CDS encoding bifunctional UDP-4-keto-pentose/UDP-xylose synthase, whose protein sequence is MKKVLILGVNGFIGHHLTRRILETTPWEVYGMDMNTDRLGDLVDHPRMHFFEGDITINKEWIEYNIRKCDAVLPLVAIATPATYVRQPLRVFELDFEANLPIVRAAVKYRKHLVFPSTSEVYGMCSDEEFDPEASPLVYGPINKPRWIYACSKQLMDRVIHAYGMEQGLNYTLFRPFNWIGAGLDSIFESKEGSSRVVTQFLGHIVRGEPIRLVDGGAQQRAFADIADGINALMRIIENPGGVASGKIYNIGNPGNIHSVRELAEMMLTMAADYPEYAQQARKTQIVETSSGEFYGKGYQDVQHRVPKIDNTIEELGWKPEITMEAALRRIFEAYRGKVVEARTLVDSGN, encoded by the coding sequence ATGAAAAAGGTCCTGATTCTCGGCGTCAACGGCTTCATCGGCCACCACCTGACGCGCCGTATCCTGGAAACCACGCCGTGGGAGGTCTACGGCATGGACATGAACACGGACCGCCTGGGCGACCTCGTCGACCACCCGCGCATGCACTTCTTTGAGGGCGACATCACCATCAACAAGGAGTGGATCGAGTACAACATCCGCAAGTGCGACGCGGTGCTGCCGCTGGTCGCCATCGCAACCCCGGCCACCTACGTGCGCCAGCCGCTGCGCGTGTTCGAGCTGGACTTCGAGGCCAACCTGCCGATCGTGCGCGCCGCGGTCAAGTACCGCAAGCACCTGGTGTTCCCGTCGACCTCCGAGGTCTACGGCATGTGCAGCGATGAAGAATTCGACCCCGAGGCCTCGCCGCTGGTCTACGGCCCGATCAACAAGCCGCGCTGGATCTACGCCTGCTCCAAGCAGCTGATGGACCGCGTGATCCACGCCTACGGCATGGAGCAAGGGTTGAACTACACGCTGTTCCGCCCGTTCAACTGGATCGGCGCGGGGCTGGACTCGATCTTCGAATCGAAGGAAGGCTCGTCGCGGGTGGTGACGCAGTTCCTCGGCCATATCGTGCGCGGCGAACCGATCCGGCTGGTCGACGGCGGCGCGCAGCAGCGGGCCTTCGCCGACATCGCCGACGGCATCAACGCGCTGATGCGAATCATCGAGAATCCGGGCGGCGTGGCCAGCGGCAAGATCTACAACATCGGCAACCCGGGCAATATCCACTCGGTGCGCGAGCTCGCCGAGATGATGCTGACGATGGCCGCCGACTACCCGGAATACGCGCAGCAAGCGCGCAAGACGCAGATCGTCGAGACCTCGTCGGGCGAGTTCTACGGCAAGGGCTACCAGGACGTGCAGCACCGCGTGCCGAAGATCGACAACACCATCGAGGAACTGGGCTGGAAGCCCGAGATCACGATGGAAGCGGCGCTGCGCCGCATCTTCGAGGCGTACCGGGGCAAGGTGGTCGAGGCCCGCACGCTGGTCGATTCCGGCAACTGA
- a CDS encoding heavy metal translocating P-type ATPase translates to MDCPTEETLIRNKLGGMAGIAALEFNLIQRVLTVHHTLPSAEPVAKAIESLGMRPVPLSAEAAQQVLPETTARKPWWPLALAGVAALGAEATEWLGLGLPWLPALLALAAVALGGLTTYRKGWIALRNGNLNINALMSIAVTGALLLRQWPEAAMVMVLFALAERIEAASLDRARNAIRGLMAMAPEQATVRRADGSWQTVPAAGVAVGTLVRLRPGERVALDGKVVRGQSALDQAPITGESVPVDKAEGDALYAGSINQSGELEYTVTAPASDSTLARIIHAVEAAQGSRAPTQRFVDQFARIYTPTVFAIALAVAVVPPLVAGGGWVDWIYKALVLLVIACPCALVISTPVTIVSGLAAAARRGILVKGGVYLEQGRELAWVALDKTGTITHGKPAQTDHALLADDVPQARAIAVSLAARSDHPVSRAVATAAQADGIATLPVEAFEALPGRGTRGTVQGVEYQLGNHRLVHELGACSPALEARLEALERAGKTVVLLARVDGQGAATALALFAVADTVRDTSRQAIAELHALGVKTLMLSGDNPHTAQAIAAQVGIDEARGNQLPQDKADAIAALADAAHARGGRIGMVGDGINDAPALARADVGFAMGAAGTDTAIETADVALMDDDLRKIPAFVRLSRRTASILRQNIALALGIKAVFLVLTVLGMGTMWMAVFADMGASLLVVFNGLRVGARRGG, encoded by the coding sequence ATGGATTGCCCCACCGAAGAAACGCTGATCCGCAACAAGCTGGGCGGCATGGCCGGCATCGCCGCGCTGGAATTCAACCTGATCCAGCGCGTGCTGACGGTGCACCATACGCTGCCGTCGGCCGAGCCGGTGGCAAAGGCCATCGAAAGCCTGGGCATGCGGCCGGTTCCGCTCAGCGCCGAAGCCGCGCAGCAAGTCTTGCCCGAAACGACCGCGCGCAAGCCGTGGTGGCCGCTGGCGCTGGCCGGCGTGGCCGCGCTGGGGGCCGAGGCGACGGAATGGCTGGGCCTGGGGCTGCCGTGGCTGCCGGCGCTGCTGGCACTGGCCGCGGTGGCGCTGGGCGGGCTGACCACCTACCGCAAGGGCTGGATCGCGCTGCGCAACGGCAACCTGAACATCAACGCGCTGATGAGCATCGCCGTGACCGGCGCGCTGCTGCTGCGCCAGTGGCCCGAAGCGGCGATGGTGATGGTGCTGTTCGCGCTGGCCGAGCGCATCGAGGCGGCGTCGCTGGACCGGGCGCGCAATGCCATCCGCGGCCTGATGGCGATGGCGCCCGAGCAGGCCACTGTGCGCCGCGCCGATGGCAGCTGGCAGACCGTGCCGGCCGCCGGCGTCGCCGTCGGCACGCTGGTGCGCCTGCGCCCGGGCGAGCGCGTGGCGCTCGACGGCAAGGTCGTGCGCGGCCAGTCGGCGCTGGACCAGGCGCCCATCACCGGCGAAAGCGTGCCGGTCGACAAGGCCGAGGGCGATGCGCTCTACGCGGGCTCGATCAACCAGTCCGGCGAGCTCGAGTACACCGTGACCGCGCCCGCCAGCGACTCGACGCTGGCGCGCATCATCCACGCCGTCGAGGCCGCGCAGGGCAGCCGTGCGCCCACGCAGCGCTTTGTCGACCAGTTCGCGCGCATCTACACGCCCACGGTGTTCGCGATCGCGCTGGCGGTCGCGGTGGTGCCGCCGCTGGTGGCCGGCGGCGGCTGGGTGGACTGGATCTACAAGGCGCTGGTGCTGCTGGTGATTGCCTGCCCGTGCGCGCTGGTGATCTCTACCCCCGTCACCATCGTCAGCGGGCTGGCCGCGGCCGCGCGGCGCGGCATCCTGGTCAAGGGCGGGGTCTACCTGGAGCAGGGCCGCGAGCTGGCCTGGGTGGCGCTGGACAAGACCGGCACCATCACGCACGGCAAGCCCGCGCAGACCGACCATGCGCTGCTGGCCGACGATGTCCCGCAGGCGCGCGCCATTGCCGTCAGCCTGGCGGCGCGCTCGGACCATCCGGTGTCGCGCGCGGTGGCCACGGCGGCGCAGGCAGACGGCATCGCCACGCTGCCGGTGGAGGCGTTCGAGGCGCTGCCGGGGCGCGGTACGCGCGGCACGGTGCAGGGCGTCGAATACCAGCTCGGCAACCACCGGCTGGTGCACGAACTGGGCGCGTGCTCGCCGGCGCTGGAAGCGCGGCTGGAAGCGCTGGAGCGCGCCGGCAAGACCGTGGTGCTGCTGGCGCGGGTGGATGGCCAGGGCGCGGCCACGGCGCTGGCGCTGTTCGCGGTGGCCGATACCGTGCGCGACACCAGCCGGCAGGCGATTGCCGAGCTGCATGCGCTGGGCGTCAAGACGCTGATGCTGTCCGGCGATAACCCGCACACGGCACAGGCGATCGCGGCGCAGGTCGGCATCGACGAAGCGCGCGGCAACCAGTTGCCGCAGGACAAGGCCGATGCCATCGCCGCGCTGGCCGACGCGGCCCATGCCCGCGGCGGCCGCATCGGCATGGTCGGCGACGGCATCAACGACGCCCCGGCGCTGGCGCGCGCCGATGTCGGCTTCGCCATGGGCGCCGCCGGCACCGACACCGCCATCGAAACCGCCGACGTGGCGCTGATGGACGACGACCTGCGCAAGATCCCGGCCTTCGTCCGGCTGTCGCGCCGCACCGCGAGCATCCTCAGGCAGAACATCGCGCTGGCGCTGGGCATCAAGGCCGTGTTCCTGGTGCTGACGGTGCTGGGGATGGGGACGATGTGGATGGCGGTGTTCGCCGATATGGGGGCGAGCTTGCTGGTGGTGTTCAATGGGTTGCGGGTGGGGGCGCGGCGCGGGGGGTAG
- a CDS encoding hydroxyquinol 1,2-dioxygenase yields MHALRQVFVATALIAGVAGAAQAAPRSVDPFSDGAHSVTSSRSPFTDGANAATGTRSSFTDGAHTATGARNPFADGAHNPNGPRDSFSDGA; encoded by the coding sequence ATGCATGCACTCAGGCAAGTCTTTGTCGCCACCGCCCTTATTGCCGGCGTTGCCGGCGCCGCGCAAGCCGCGCCACGCAGCGTCGATCCGTTCAGCGATGGCGCGCACAGCGTGACCAGCTCGCGCAGCCCGTTCACCGACGGTGCCAACGCCGCCACCGGCACGCGCAGCAGCTTTACCGACGGCGCGCACACCGCAACCGGCGCGCGCAATCCGTTCGCCGATGGTGCCCACAATCCCAACGGCCCGCGCGACAGCTTCAGCGACGGCGCCTGA
- a CDS encoding heavy metal sensor histidine kinase: protein MMRLPSSLTTRLALAYGLATAAILASVAAYLSSALSAQLEGRDESELVGEVLLVRHLLREVRSEAEIRADTHRFADIAMGHEGLILVVRTRQGEPLVTLNPRNETVPPLRVLPATTQPEKSMLQTWRPRNGVPSRGIAALGQLGDSDKAVEIVVLRDAGYRVALIRDYRHQLLWATLCGAAVAAGLGFALARRALRPLRRMAADAAAVTTSRLATRLDVGSAPAELRELAAALNDMLARLQDSFSRLSEFSADLAHDFRTPISNLIGQTQVTLAQSRNTAEYEALLESNLEEYERLARMIENMLFLARADHAQVALDVRTLDAREELDKMAEYFEAVAADRDVALTVSGSAPVQADQTLLRRAVTNLLDNALRHAPAGSTVRVDVARVAAASGTGTGAGTGIRVSNAGPAIPPETLPHIFGRFYRADPSRRNSAASTGLGLAIVDTIMRLHGGSVTVRSADGLTVFTLQFPAEPMPVPAAATPAAVS, encoded by the coding sequence ATGATGCGGCTGCCGTCTTCGCTCACCACGCGGCTGGCGCTGGCGTACGGGCTGGCCACCGCGGCGATCCTGGCCAGCGTGGCGGCGTACCTGTCGAGCGCGCTGTCGGCCCAGCTCGAAGGACGCGATGAAAGCGAGCTGGTGGGCGAGGTGCTGCTGGTGCGCCACCTGCTGCGCGAGGTGCGCAGCGAAGCCGAGATCCGTGCCGATACCCACCGCTTTGCCGATATCGCGATGGGCCACGAGGGCCTGATCCTGGTGGTGCGCACGCGCCAGGGCGAGCCGCTGGTCACGCTGAACCCGCGCAACGAGACCGTGCCGCCGCTGCGCGTGCTGCCGGCCACCACGCAGCCCGAGAAAAGCATGCTGCAGACCTGGCGCCCCAGGAACGGCGTGCCCTCGCGCGGCATTGCCGCGCTCGGCCAGCTGGGCGACTCGGACAAGGCCGTGGAAATCGTGGTGCTGCGCGATGCCGGCTATCGCGTCGCGCTGATCCGCGACTATCGCCACCAGCTGCTGTGGGCCACGCTGTGCGGGGCCGCGGTGGCGGCCGGGCTGGGCTTTGCGCTGGCGCGGCGCGCGCTGCGGCCGCTGCGGCGCATGGCCGCCGACGCCGCCGCGGTGACCACCAGCCGCCTGGCCACGCGGCTCGATGTCGGCAGCGCGCCGGCGGAGCTGCGCGAGCTGGCGGCCGCGCTCAACGACATGCTGGCGCGGCTGCAGGACAGCTTTTCAAGGCTGTCCGAGTTCTCGGCCGACCTGGCCCACGACTTCCGCACGCCGATCAGCAACCTGATCGGCCAGACCCAGGTCACGCTGGCGCAAAGCCGCAATACCGCCGAGTATGAGGCGCTGCTCGAGTCCAACCTGGAGGAATACGAGCGCCTGGCCCGCATGATCGAGAACATGCTGTTCCTGGCGCGTGCCGACCACGCGCAGGTGGCGCTGGACGTGCGCACGCTCGACGCGCGTGAAGAACTCGACAAGATGGCCGAGTACTTCGAAGCGGTGGCGGCGGACCGCGACGTCGCGCTGACGGTCTCCGGCTCCGCCCCGGTGCAGGCCGACCAGACGCTGCTGCGGCGCGCGGTGACCAACCTGCTCGACAACGCGTTGCGCCATGCGCCGGCGGGCAGCACGGTGCGGGTCGACGTGGCGCGCGTGGCCGCCGCGTCCGGCACCGGCACCGGCGCCGGCACCGGCATCCGCGTCAGCAACGCGGGCCCGGCGATTCCGCCGGAGACGCTGCCGCACATCTTCGGCCGCTTCTACCGTGCCGATCCGTCGCGGCGCAACTCTGCGGCATCGACCGGGCTGGGGCTGGCCATCGTCGACACCATCATGCGGCTGCATGGCGGCAGCGTGACGGTGCGCAGCGCTGACGGACTGACCGTGTTCACGCTGCAGTTCCCGGCCGAGCCGATGCCGGTGCCGGCGGCCGCCACCCCCGCCGCCGTGTCCTGA
- a CDS encoding H-NS family nucleoid-associated regulatory protein: MSESDSAKLAAVAWIREQMDRHALTLDDLVEAGCFDYVPVSSAGADEPAPAAVPAAAPKAAGARPLYRNALGQSWDGQGEYPDWLQRAVNAGQSIEFFRVD, from the coding sequence ATGTCCGAGTCTGATTCAGCCAAACTCGCTGCGGTGGCGTGGATCCGCGAGCAAATGGACCGTCATGCCCTGACCCTCGACGACCTCGTCGAGGCCGGATGCTTCGACTACGTTCCGGTTTCGTCCGCGGGCGCCGACGAACCTGCCCCAGCGGCGGTCCCCGCCGCGGCGCCGAAGGCCGCGGGCGCGCGTCCGCTGTACCGCAATGCCCTGGGGCAGAGCTGGGACGGGCAGGGCGAGTATCCTGACTGGCTGCAGCGGGCGGTCAACGCCGGGCAGTCGATCGAATTCTTCCGCGTCGATTAA
- a CDS encoding heavy metal response regulator transcription factor, with translation MRILIVEDEPKAGDYLHKGLTESGFVVDLARDGADGLAHAREHPYDLIVLDVMLPGLDGWEVLRELRRERDTPVLFLTARDELSDRLKGLELGADDYMVKPFAFAELVLRIRTILRRGPLRESEFIEVADLQIDAIRRRVVRAGQKIDLTSKEFALLYLLARRRGEVLSRSLIASQVWDVNFDSNTNVVDVSIRRLRAKVDDPFPRKLIHTRRGMGYVLDDGDERVHDA, from the coding sequence ATGCGTATCCTGATTGTCGAGGACGAACCCAAGGCGGGCGACTACCTGCACAAGGGGCTGACCGAATCCGGCTTCGTGGTGGACCTGGCGCGCGACGGCGCGGACGGCCTGGCCCACGCGCGCGAGCATCCCTATGACCTGATCGTGCTGGACGTGATGCTGCCTGGCCTGGATGGCTGGGAGGTGCTGCGCGAACTGCGCCGCGAGCGCGACACGCCGGTGCTGTTCCTGACCGCGCGCGATGAATTGTCGGACCGCCTCAAGGGCCTGGAGCTCGGCGCCGACGACTACATGGTCAAGCCCTTCGCCTTTGCCGAGCTGGTGCTGCGCATCCGCACCATCCTGCGCCGCGGGCCGCTGCGCGAGAGCGAGTTCATCGAAGTGGCCGACCTGCAGATCGATGCCATCCGCCGCCGCGTGGTGCGCGCCGGCCAGAAGATCGACCTGACCTCGAAGGAGTTCGCGCTGCTGTACCTGCTGGCGCGCCGGCGCGGTGAAGTGCTGTCGCGCTCGCTGATCGCCTCGCAGGTGTGGGACGTCAATTTCGACAGCAACACCAATGTGGTCGACGTGTCGATCCGGCGCCTGCGCGCCAAGGTCGACGACCCGTTCCCGCGCAAGCTGATTCATACGCGCCGCGGCATGGGCTATGTGCTGGACGACGGCGATGAGCGGGTGCACGACGCATGA